In Odontesthes bonariensis isolate fOdoBon6 chromosome 9, fOdoBon6.hap1, whole genome shotgun sequence, the following proteins share a genomic window:
- the LOC142388682 gene encoding extracellular calcium-sensing receptor-like — translation MVVEPNLSFTSPPPPTQCTRFNFRTFRWMQTMIFAIEEINRDGKLLPNITLGYKIYDSCSTPHQALKAAIQLMGSEKGLGIKGNTLSKGTCHGTVPVVIGDGGSTQSLVVARFLGVFHVPQVSYFSSCACLSNKREFPAFLRTMPSDFFQVDALVQLVKHFGWTWVGVIAGDDAYGLGGANIFADEVRKLGACIAFHEIIPKNRAQTDISSIVSNIHSSGAKVVLVFAVEQDAAALFDQALRGGLTGIQWLASEAWSTAAVLSTPGKYHHILQGTMGFAIRRAQIPRLLDFLLRLSPSSPDAHEDPFLVPFWEEVFQCSLGVQAEGQKHKADDKPLCSGAEELASIINIYSDVSQLRISYNVYKAIYATAHALKAMRSCPNGKGPFPQQACPDADNIHPWQLLHYIKQVQYLNSFADEVKFDENGNPAAMYDLVNWQLKPNGEMEFVTVGKFDETTTSVRQKLQIQEQKILWNGNQTKVPLSVCSTICPPGTRKAIRPNFPICCHDCVACTAGEISNQSAAIECVRCLPEFWSNAERTTCIPKQVEFLSFKDAMGITLLAISLLGCISTCVVVFIFLCHRNTPIVRANNSELSFLLLFSLTLCFLCSLTFIGQPSKWSCMLRHTAFGISFVLCISCILGKTIVVLIAFKATCPSSNIMKWFGPPQQKAIIAFCTLTQVIICAVWLLVAPPTPNQMMPRESAVVILLCDEGSHIAFASVLGYIGLLACLCLLLAFLARKLPDNFNEAKLITFSMLIFCAVWIAFIPAYISSPGKYATVTEVFAILASSYGLLGCIFVPKCYIILLRPEKNTRKHLMSKIPPGRF, via the exons ATGGTGGTGGAACCCAATTTGTCTTTcacctctccacctcctccCACACAGTGCACCAG ATTTAATTTTCGGACTTTCCGTTGGATGCAGACTATGATCTTTGCCATTGAAGAGATCAACAGGGATGGCAAACTCCTTCCAAATATTACACTGGGCTATAAGATCTATGATTCGTGTAGTACACCGCATCAGGCTTTAAAGGCTGCCATTCAGTTGATGGGAAGTGAAAAGGGTTTAGGGATTAAAGGAAACACCCTGAGTAAAGGCACCTGTCACGGGACTGTACCAGTGGTAATAGGAGATGGAGGCTCCACTCAATCGCTTGTTGTGGCTCGTTTCCTGGGAGTCTTCCATGTGCCACAG GTCAGCTATTTCTCCAGCTGTGCCTGTCTGAGTAACAAAAGGGAGTTTCCGGCCTTTTTAAGGACCATGCCAAGTGACTTCTTCCAG GTAGATGCACTAGTACAGCTTGTCAAGCATTTTGGCTGGACTTGGGTGGGTGTGATTGCAGGTGATGATGCCTATGGTCTTGGTGGGGCGAACATCTTCGCAGATGAG GTTAGAAAGTTGGGCGCTTGCATTGCCTTTCATGAGATCATTCCAAAGAACCGAGCACAGACTGATATTTCATCTATTGTTTCCAACATCCACTCGTCTGGGGCTAAGGTTGTTCTAGTGTTTGCTGTTGAACAAGATGCAGCAGCACTGTTCGATCAAGCACTCAG agGTGGGCTCACTGGGATACAGTGGCTGGCCAGTGAAGCTTGGAGTACAGCTGCCGTTCTCTCCACTCCTGGAAAGTACCATCACATCCTTCAGGGTACAATGGGATTTGCCATTCGAAGAGCCCAAATCCCCAGATTGCTGGATTTTCTGCTTCGCTTGAGTCCCTCAAGCCCAGATGCCCATGAAGATCCCTTCTTGGTACCTTTCTGGGAAGAAGTGTTCCAATGCAGCCTGGGTGTGCAGGCTGAAGGTCAGAAACATAAAGCTGATGATAAACCTCTATGCTCTGGAGCAGAGGAACTTGCGAGCATAATTAATATATATTCAGATGTATCACAACTAAGGATTTCCTACAATGTCTATAAAGCTATATATGCCACTGCCCATGCATTAAAGGCTATGAGAAGCTGTCCAAATGGTAAAGGACCATTTCCTCAGCAAGCCTGTCCAGATGCAGACAATATTCACCCATGGCAG ctacttcaTTACATAAAACAAGTGCAATACTTGAACTCATTTGCTGATGAAGTCAAGTTTGATGAGAATGGTAACCCTGCAGCCATGTATGACCTGGTTAACTGGCAGCTGAAACCAAATGGGGAAATGGAGTTTGTCACTGTGGGCAAATTTGATGAGACGACCACATCTGTAAGACAAAAACTTCAAATACAAGAACAGAAGATTCTGTGGAATGGCAACCAAACCAAA GTTCCGTTGTCAGTATGCAGCACCATTTGTCCTCCAGGCACCCGGAAGGCAATCAGACCCAACTTCCCTATCTGCTGTCATGATTGTGTGGCTTGTACAGCGGGGGAGATTAGCAATCAGAGTG CTGCCATAGAATGTGTGCGATGCCTGCCAGAGTTCTGGTCCAATGCTGAGAGGACAACCTGTATCCCCAAACAGGTGGAGTTTCTCTCCTTTAAGGATGCCATGGGTATCACCCTCCTGGCTATTTCCCTCCTTGGCTGTATCAGCACATGTGTCGTGGTCTTTATATTCCTCTGTCATAGAAACACCCCCATAGTGAGAGCTAACAACTCTGAGCTGAGCTTCCTGCTGCTCTTCTCCTTGACACTGTGCTTCTTGTGTTCTTTGACCTTCATTGGCCAGCCTTCTAAGTGGTCCTGTATGCTGCGCCATACAGCATTTGGAATCAGCTTTGTCCTCTGTATCTCTTGTATTCTGGGGAAAACAATAGTGGTGCTAATAGCCTTCAAGGCAACTTGTCCAAGCAGTAATATTATGAAATGGTTTGGGCCTCCACAGCAAAAGGCAATCATTGCCTTTTGTACACTAACCCAG GTAATTATCTGTGCAGTGTGGCTGCTTGTTGCACCCCCAACTCCCAACCAAATGATGCCACGTGAGAGCGCAGTTGTCATTTTGTTGTGTGATGAAGGGTCCCACATTGCATTTGCTTCGGTCCTGGGCTACATTGGCCTTCTGGCTTGTCTTTGCCTTCTTTTGGCCTTCTTGGCGAGAAAACTCCCAGACAACTTCAACGAGGCTAAACTCATCACTTTCAGCATGCTCAttttttgtgctgtgtggataGCATTCATTCCCGCCTACATCAGCTCTCCAGGGAAGTATGCCACAGTCACAGAGGTGTTTGCTATATTGGCTTCCAGTTATGGATTGCTGGGCTGCATCTTTGTCCCAAAGTGCTATATAATCCTACTGAGACCAGAAAAGAACACAAGGAAACATCTGATGTCCAAAATTCCCCCTGGCAGATTCTAG